AAAAGCAAATCTTAAATATAAGATCATCAAGTTTATGGTCATCTCTATCATTATAGACCATAGAGAGCTAGACTGGCCCGTTACCTCTACAGAGTACCATTGTAGTCATGTAGACCACTATAGATCATAGGGAGGCAGGCTGGCCCATTACCTCTGTCTTTGGAGCAGCAAGTATCATCTACAGGCCCAGGGATTCTGAGCGGAAAAGAGATCTACAAGCCCATGGATCTTAACACTAATCACTCGCCCAAGCCACGCAATCTCGACCGTCCAATGCACGGACGTCCCCAATGCACACCGGAAACTTTTAAAACCACAGCCCTAGGGTTCATTCCTCTGCGCCGTCACCTCCTTCCccttcccaccaccaccaccaccctcctcggcgaccggcggcgacgacAATGGTGCAGGGACGCCAAGGCCAGCGCGTCAGGCTCTACGTGCGGGGCACCATCCTGGGCTTCAAGAGGTGACCACCCACCCATCCATCTCGCATCTCCCCCATTTCCTCGACCCGCGCTACAGCTGCAAGGTTTTCTTACCTGGTTCTGCGGCGGCGCAGGTCCAAGTCGAACCAGTACGAGAGCACGTCGCTGCTCCAGATCGAGGGGGTGAACACCAAGGAGGACGTGTCGTGGTACGCCGGCAAGCGCATCGCCTACGTCTACAAGGCCAAGACCAAGAGCGACGGCACCGCCGTCCGGTGCATCTGGGGCAAGGTCACGCGCCCGCACGGCAACTCCGGCGTCGTGCGCGCGCAGTTCCGGTCCAACCTCCCGGCCACCTCCATGGTGAAGTCTCATGCTCGCCTGTTCCTCGTACCGCATCATGGCCTGTCGAGCTCTTTGCTGATGTGCTTTTCGTTGGATGATTTTGATTATGCAGGGCAAGAAGGTCCGCGTCCTCATGTACCCCAGCAGCACCTAAGGTAGAGACCTGTACTGATTACTAAGCTTGTGTACTGCGTTTTCTATTTATCAGTGATTGTGTCTGCTCATCGAGCTAGGAGTCCGTGATGAGTGCAAGTGTGTAGATCATGTAGATACCTAGCGATCATTGCCTTACTCGTAGAACATAAATGATGAAATGGTGCAGTCCCAAGTTTATGTATTGTTTGCTGTTCTCGTTTAAGGGCCCAATGCCATTTGGGGGAAGCTCTTTTGGTAGCTTCGAAATACCTGCAGGTTCTCTGCAGGGTGCTCGGAAATTTGGGCCCTAGAATAAATGCAGTGGTCTCATAGTACGAGGATGTGCTTTGGTCGATGAGTTTTTCTTACTGACCAGTTTGTCACAGCCTTGCCTCCAATGACCTCCATATGTCTACTCCATTTCATAACGTTGTATATTAATATTGTAGTATCTCATATgccagttttgttttgtttgatccTTCGGTAACTCATCTTTTACTCTCTTTGGATTTGATTGAGACCTATTTTAGTTCTCCATGCACAATTGTTGTTTATACTGAACTAGCTAGTTATATTGGTTGCGCCATCAGAGTTTTCAAGGCATAAGAGTTAGGTGGTCATCAGGCATGAACTGTTTGCCTTCGTGTCGTTGTTATGCACATGCAAGGGCCCCATGCCACTTGAGGGAAGATATTTTTGCTAGCTTCGAAATACCCGCAGGTTCTCTGTGGGGTGCTCGGAAGTTGGGGCCTTAGATTAAATGCAGTGGTTTCATAGTACAAGGA
This region of Lolium rigidum isolate FL_2022 unplaced genomic scaffold, APGP_CSIRO_Lrig_0.1 contig_46252_1, whole genome shotgun sequence genomic DNA includes:
- the LOC124681549 gene encoding 60S ribosomal protein L35a-1-like gives rise to the protein MVQGRQGQRVRLYVRGTILGFKRSKSNQYESTSLLQIEGVNTKEDVSWYAGKRIAYVYKAKTKSDGTAVRCIWGKVTRPHGNSGVVRAQFRSNLPATSMGKKVRVLMYPSST